A single region of the Thermococcus zilligii AN1 genome encodes:
- a CDS encoding PIN domain-containing protein, translated as MEVVIEKPELQILLNLLQEGGEIEVRFPLYRIGLFTARPSESGYQIRVTAEKRDFPARHPELPSYSDFYEAFISSGIITYDNIGSFERMLEAYKALRRGIVFAPDTNLFYHRFISNYRPLDGYQIVVAEDVKNEIEGAMNYKYRDNYLREIAEAIENGHLLRELSNRRTKKARKAAYIALKEFEALKDRIIIAERYGEGHNNDELIVKTLKHYDDISPTLLVFLTADLAITDVARMEGLEYFYFEYPTARLGAREVSAYQLRTLIFNLAAVFGIVDVNGTLVYGEFGGKKGLNELKLIFNDRGLEKEFLFHLDLCRKLEKIMGG; from the coding sequence ATGGAGGTAGTGATTGAAAAGCCCGAGTTGCAGATCCTCCTCAACCTCCTCCAGGAGGGGGGAGAAATCGAAGTTAGGTTTCCCCTCTATCGGATTGGGCTGTTCACGGCCAGGCCGAGCGAAAGCGGCTATCAGATCAGGGTGACTGCAGAAAAGAGGGACTTTCCCGCGCGGCACCCCGAGCTTCCCTCCTATTCCGACTTTTATGAGGCCTTCATATCGTCCGGGATCATAACATACGACAACATAGGAAGCTTTGAGCGGATGCTCGAGGCCTACAAAGCCCTCAGGCGCGGTATTGTCTTCGCCCCCGACACCAACCTCTTCTACCACCGTTTCATCTCCAACTACAGGCCCCTCGACGGTTATCAGATAGTGGTCGCGGAGGACGTCAAGAACGAGATAGAAGGTGCCATGAACTACAAGTACAGGGACAACTACCTCCGCGAGATTGCCGAGGCCATTGAAAACGGGCACCTCCTCAGGGAGCTCAGCAACAGGAGGACGAAAAAGGCCAGAAAAGCCGCCTACATAGCCCTCAAAGAGTTCGAGGCCTTGAAGGACAGGATAATAATAGCGGAACGCTACGGCGAGGGCCACAACAACGATGAGCTCATCGTCAAGACCCTCAAGCACTACGATGATATAAGCCCCACGTTGCTGGTCTTCCTTACCGCTGACCTGGCCATCACCGACGTCGCCAGAATGGAGGGCCTTGAGTACTTCTACTTTGAATACCCCACAGCCAGGCTCGGAGCCCGCGAAGTTTCTGCCTATCAGCTCAGGACGCTCATCTTCAACCTCGCGGCCGTCTTTGGCATTGTCGATGTTAACGGCACCCTGGTCTACGGCGAGTTCGGGGGAAAGAAAGGGTTAAACGAGCTGAAGCTGATATTCAACGATAGAGGGCTGGAGAAAGAATTCCTCTTCCACCTCGACCTCTGCAGGAAGCTGGAAAAGATAATGGGAGGTTAG
- a CDS encoding DUF2284 domain-containing protein — MRVLWEREIQAEKIAVSPRPVWKCRSCPMHGKRPSCPPYVPSWKEAREWVKSFKKAVLVKFSVDMENFEEEKRKVLLWLLKREAELFKEGKLYTMALFPGNCNLCDDCPFERGEPCRMPEKVRPSVDAVGIELSSLVDIDFSESVLYGMVMVE; from the coding sequence ATGAGGGTTCTCTGGGAGAGGGAAATTCAAGCCGAGAAAATCGCTGTCTCCCCCCGGCCGGTATGGAAGTGCCGCTCCTGCCCGATGCACGGGAAGAGACCGAGCTGCCCCCCTTACGTGCCCAGCTGGAAGGAGGCAAGAGAATGGGTTAAAAGTTTCAAAAAGGCCGTTTTGGTGAAGTTTTCGGTGGACATGGAAAATTTTGAAGAAGAAAAGCGAAAAGTCCTCCTGTGGCTTTTGAAGAGGGAGGCGGAGCTCTTCAAGGAGGGCAAGCTCTATACCATGGCCCTTTTCCCCGGCAACTGCAACCTCTGCGACGACTGCCCCTTCGAGAGGGGTGAACCCTGCAGAATGCCCGAGAAAGTGAGACCCAGCGTGGATGCGGTGGGGATAGAGCTAAGTTCCCTCGTCGATATTGACTTCTCCGAGAGCGTTCTCTACGGGATGGTGATGGTGGAATGA
- a CDS encoding YbhB/YbcL family Raf kinase inhibitor-like protein, with protein MRWVIPAVLIISVALSGCVSGGGGKMGAKTLEVGSVFHDGERIPKEYTCEGDDINPPVYIGKLPEGTKSLAIVVDDPDAPAGTFTHWIAWNIPPTGEIPMGIPKEGEVNEPIHAIQGKNDFGRIGYNGPCPPRGHGVHHYHFRVYALDTELHLKPGSSRKDLEKAMEGHILAWGEAVGLYERR; from the coding sequence ATGAGGTGGGTAATCCCGGCTGTTTTAATCATCTCGGTTGCACTAAGCGGTTGCGTTTCGGGGGGAGGTGGAAAAATGGGTGCCAAGACCCTTGAGGTTGGTTCCGTCTTCCACGACGGTGAGAGGATCCCAAAGGAGTACACCTGCGAAGGCGACGACATAAACCCGCCGGTTTACATTGGGAAGCTTCCGGAGGGCACGAAGAGCCTTGCCATCGTGGTGGACGACCCCGATGCACCGGCCGGAACCTTCACCCACTGGATAGCGTGGAATATCCCACCAACGGGGGAAATACCGATGGGAATTCCCAAGGAGGGTGAGGTGAACGAGCCCATCCACGCCATCCAGGGGAAGAATGACTTTGGCAGGATAGGCTACAACGGCCCCTGCCCGCCCAGGGGACACGGTGTCCACCACTACCACTTCAGGGTCTACGCCCTTGACACAGAGCTTCATCTCAAGCCCGGCTCCTCCAGAAAAGATTTGGAAAAGGCCATGGAGGGCCATATCCTGGCCTGGGGCGAAGCGGTCGGCCTCTACGAGAGGAGATGA
- a CDS encoding valine--tRNA ligase: MLPKNYDPNEIEPKWQKFWLDEKIYKYELDEKRPAYAIDTPPPFTSGTLHLGHVLSHTWIDIIARYKRMTGYNVLFRQGFDNHGLPTELKVEKEFKISKDQPELFLQKCIEWTWQAIEAMRNQFIRIGYSADWDLEYHTMDNWYKAAVQKSLLEFYRKGLLYQAEHPVYWCPRCRTSLAKAEVGYVEEEGFLYYIKLPLADGSGYVPIATTRPELMPACVAVFVHPDDERYKNVVGKKVKLPIFEREVPVLADGDVDPTFGTGAVYNCTYGDEQDIVWQKRYNLPVIIAINEDGTLNENAGPYRGLKTDEARKKIAEDLERMGLLYDRKKVHHRVLRHTERSSCMAPIELLPKKQWFIKVRDFTDEIVRVAGQINWYPGDMFLRLKDWAESMDWDWVISRQRVFGTPIPFWVCRNGHVVPAREEDLPVDPRFDRPPVERCPVCGAELEPVTDVLDCWVDSSITPLIISRWHEAIQGNEEAKRWFEHNFPTALRPQGTDIIRTWAFYTIFRTWVLTGEKPWKDIIINGMVAGPDGRKMSKSYGNVVAPDEVIPKYGADALRLWTALAPPGEDHPFKWETVDYNYRFLQKVWNIYRFAEGHLEDFDPANAPSELEPLDRWILSRLHRLIKFTTEEMEKYRFNLLTRELMTFIWHEVADDYIEMIKHRLYGNNEESKLRAKAALYELLYNIMLLLAPLTPHIAEELYQNLFRDRIGARSVHLLEWPKYDEGKIDENAEKLGELAREIVGAMRRYKNSHGLALNARLKHVAIYATESYERLKAIEGDIKGTMNIERLDIIKGEPELEERIIEIKPNFGTVGPRYGRLVPKITSYLRENAEEVAKALKEGEKVEFEVEGQKVELTRDDVVLRKAVFSGGEEVETAVVGDAVVLFF; this comes from the coding sequence ATGCTCCCCAAGAACTACGACCCCAACGAGATCGAGCCAAAATGGCAGAAGTTCTGGCTGGATGAGAAAATCTACAAGTACGAGCTGGATGAAAAGAGGCCCGCTTACGCTATAGACACGCCACCCCCGTTCACGAGCGGAACGCTCCACCTCGGCCACGTTTTAAGCCACACATGGATAGATATAATCGCGCGCTACAAGAGAATGACCGGCTACAACGTGCTCTTCCGGCAGGGCTTCGACAACCACGGCTTACCTACGGAGCTCAAGGTCGAGAAGGAGTTCAAAATAAGCAAGGACCAGCCCGAGCTCTTTCTCCAGAAGTGCATCGAGTGGACGTGGCAGGCTATTGAAGCGATGCGCAACCAGTTCATAAGGATAGGCTATTCAGCCGACTGGGATCTTGAGTACCACACGATGGACAACTGGTATAAAGCCGCCGTGCAGAAGTCCCTCCTCGAGTTCTACAGGAAGGGGCTCCTCTACCAGGCAGAGCACCCGGTCTACTGGTGCCCGCGCTGCAGGACGAGCCTGGCAAAGGCTGAGGTTGGTTACGTCGAAGAGGAGGGTTTTCTTTACTACATCAAGCTCCCGCTGGCCGATGGAAGTGGTTACGTGCCTATAGCGACAACGAGGCCAGAGCTCATGCCCGCCTGTGTTGCCGTCTTCGTCCACCCGGATGACGAGCGCTATAAAAACGTCGTGGGAAAGAAGGTAAAGCTCCCCATATTCGAGAGGGAAGTGCCTGTTCTGGCCGATGGGGACGTCGACCCCACCTTCGGAACGGGGGCGGTCTACAACTGCACCTACGGCGACGAGCAGGACATCGTCTGGCAGAAGCGCTACAACTTACCCGTGATCATCGCCATCAACGAGGACGGGACCCTGAACGAGAACGCCGGGCCCTACAGGGGCCTTAAAACGGATGAGGCGAGGAAGAAGATCGCCGAAGACCTCGAGAGGATGGGCCTCCTCTACGACAGGAAGAAGGTTCACCACCGCGTGCTCCGCCACACCGAGAGGAGCTCCTGCATGGCGCCGATCGAGCTGCTGCCGAAGAAGCAGTGGTTCATCAAGGTCAGGGACTTCACCGATGAAATAGTCAGGGTTGCGGGGCAGATAAACTGGTATCCCGGGGACATGTTCCTCCGCCTGAAGGACTGGGCCGAAAGCATGGACTGGGACTGGGTCATAAGCAGGCAGAGGGTTTTCGGGACGCCGATTCCCTTCTGGGTCTGCAGGAACGGGCACGTGGTCCCCGCCAGGGAGGAGGACTTACCCGTTGACCCGCGCTTTGACAGGCCTCCCGTGGAGAGGTGCCCAGTCTGCGGCGCCGAGCTTGAGCCTGTAACGGACGTCCTCGACTGCTGGGTCGATTCGAGCATAACCCCGCTGATAATAAGCAGGTGGCACGAGGCTATACAGGGCAACGAGGAAGCCAAACGCTGGTTCGAGCACAACTTCCCGACCGCCCTGAGACCGCAGGGGACGGACATCATAAGGACGTGGGCCTTCTACACGATATTCAGGACGTGGGTGCTTACGGGAGAAAAGCCCTGGAAGGATATTATCATCAACGGCATGGTGGCCGGGCCGGACGGCAGGAAGATGAGCAAGAGCTACGGCAACGTGGTTGCTCCAGACGAGGTCATCCCGAAGTACGGCGCCGACGCTTTGAGGCTCTGGACGGCTTTAGCCCCGCCAGGGGAAGACCACCCGTTCAAGTGGGAGACCGTTGATTACAACTACAGGTTCCTGCAGAAGGTCTGGAACATCTACCGCTTCGCCGAGGGCCATCTGGAGGACTTCGACCCGGCTAATGCCCCCTCAGAGCTCGAACCCCTCGACCGCTGGATACTCAGCAGGCTCCACAGGCTCATAAAGTTCACCACCGAGGAGATGGAGAAATACCGCTTCAACCTGCTCACCAGGGAGCTCATGACCTTCATCTGGCACGAGGTTGCGGATGACTACATCGAGATGATAAAGCACCGCCTCTACGGTAACAACGAGGAGAGCAAGCTCAGAGCCAAGGCGGCCCTCTACGAGCTCCTCTACAACATCATGCTCCTCCTTGCCCCCCTCACGCCCCACATCGCCGAGGAGCTCTACCAGAACCTCTTCCGCGATAGAATTGGGGCCAGGAGCGTGCACCTCCTCGAGTGGCCAAAGTACGATGAAGGAAAGATAGACGAAAACGCCGAAAAGCTCGGCGAGCTGGCCAGGGAGATAGTGGGCGCCATGAGGCGCTACAAGAACAGCCACGGCCTCGCTTTGAACGCCAGGCTCAAGCACGTTGCCATCTATGCAACGGAGAGCTACGAGAGGCTTAAGGCGATTGAAGGGGACATAAAGGGCACCATGAACATCGAGAGGCTGGACATCATCAAGGGCGAGCCCGAGCTTGAGGAGAGGATCATCGAGATCAAGCCGAACTTCGGAACGGTAGGGCCGCGCTACGGCAGACTCGTGCCGAAGATTACCTCCTACCTCAGGGAGAACGCGGAAGAAGTCGCAAAGGCCCTTAAGGAGGGCGAAAAGGTCGAGTTCGAGGTCGAGGGGCAGAAGGTAGAGCTCACCAGGGACGATGTGGTGCTCAGGAAGGCGGTGTTCAGCGGGGGCGAGGAGGTGGAGACTGCCGTCGTTGGAGACGCCGTTGTCCTCTTCTTCTGA
- a CDS encoding AAA family ATPase — protein sequence MLFDLRPKTRREEVFDREREFSELEKSLETYPIALLLGIRRVGKSSILGAYLSERPGILIDCRELYAERGHLTRDELVKELQSRVSLLGKLMARFKFSFDLKFLALEPRELSLREVFRELNDLGERLGGFVIAFDEAQYLRFYGSRGGKELLALFAHAYDSLPNLRIILTGSEVGLLHDFLGLDDYSSPLYGRVAGEVVVEPFDRETSIEFLRQGFREAGLNVPEEEIEEAVELLDGVPGWLTVFGVEYLREGNFRRAMERTLEVARGLVMGELEGLKRRSPRYVDILRAIALGYNRWSLLRDYLAVRGTRVPDPRLYALLENLKKMNWISEKEGTYRITDPVVLTALKD from the coding sequence GTGCTCTTCGACCTCAGGCCCAAAACGAGGAGGGAGGAGGTCTTCGACAGGGAAAGGGAATTCAGTGAACTGGAGAAGAGCCTCGAAACCTACCCGATAGCACTACTGCTCGGGATAAGGCGCGTTGGTAAGAGCTCAATTCTGGGGGCCTACCTGAGCGAGAGGCCGGGTATCCTGATAGACTGCAGGGAACTCTACGCTGAGAGGGGCCACCTGACGAGGGATGAACTCGTAAAGGAGCTCCAGTCAAGGGTCAGTCTCCTCGGAAAGCTGATGGCAAGATTTAAGTTCTCGTTCGACCTCAAGTTCCTGGCCCTGGAGCCGAGGGAGCTCTCCCTGAGGGAGGTCTTCAGGGAGTTAAACGACCTCGGCGAGAGGCTCGGAGGGTTCGTAATAGCCTTTGATGAGGCCCAGTATCTGCGGTTCTACGGCTCAAGGGGTGGAAAAGAACTCTTAGCTCTATTCGCCCATGCATACGACAGCCTCCCGAATTTAAGGATAATACTCACCGGTTCCGAAGTTGGCCTCCTGCACGACTTCCTGGGCCTCGATGACTACTCCAGCCCGCTCTACGGCAGGGTCGCAGGTGAGGTCGTAGTAGAGCCCTTTGATAGGGAGACCTCCATCGAGTTCCTGAGGCAGGGTTTCAGGGAAGCAGGCCTCAACGTGCCGGAGGAAGAGATAGAAGAGGCCGTAGAGCTTTTAGATGGGGTTCCGGGCTGGCTTACGGTCTTTGGCGTCGAATACCTAAGAGAAGGGAACTTCCGGAGGGCAATGGAGAGAACCCTCGAAGTCGCAAGGGGTCTTGTCATGGGCGAGCTTGAAGGGCTGAAAAGGAGGAGCCCGAGGTACGTTGATATCCTGAGGGCGATAGCCCTCGGTTACAACCGGTGGAGCCTCCTGCGCGACTACCTCGCCGTCAGGGGAACCAGGGTCCCCGACCCGCGCCTCTACGCCCTCCTAGAAAACCTGAAAAAGATGAACTGGATCTCGGAGAAGGAGGGCACCTACAGGATAACTGACCCGGTCGTTCTCACTGCGCTGAAGGATTAA
- the trm10 gene encoding tRNA (guanine(9)-/adenine(9)-N1)-methyltransferase, which translates to MMTLADVFRGVLREKGVESVGTLSKRFRNSKNRLQDMAVEIVHGKGAIFRIPEKTAVAWDLSGKRVEGSYYAYAPLCMMDKFEPVLTPEELRSRLPSWPYFIIDLQLWDGHTQKEKGKLCFQVNQSYGLLKDYFTGSELAVTWAGEEFRKTFNGPLDRLTVYEGPTAEFLREKKIEEVVLLDPWAEEVLSEKDFDVRAFIIGGIVDMGGEKKLTPKIGEELESAGIRVRRRKIVLRGDVIGVPDRINRILGILLKMMVEGKGMEEAVYEMQEPLHARWRLRKELPKKAIRYRVDGKTYRVVEKELFDYYSSWLKIRWEDFVKVLRELDLIALERKRVHHLNKISNARIINGKLYRVLLLKKAAMLCYNC; encoded by the coding sequence ATGATGACGCTCGCCGATGTGTTCAGGGGAGTTCTCAGGGAGAAGGGCGTTGAGAGCGTAGGGACCCTGTCAAAGAGGTTCCGGAACTCAAAGAACAGGCTCCAGGACATGGCGGTCGAGATAGTCCACGGGAAAGGGGCAATCTTCAGGATCCCGGAGAAGACTGCGGTGGCCTGGGATCTCAGCGGAAAGCGCGTCGAGGGCTCCTATTACGCCTACGCCCCGCTCTGCATGATGGATAAATTCGAGCCGGTTCTCACGCCGGAAGAACTCCGCTCAAGGCTGCCAAGCTGGCCGTACTTCATAATCGACCTCCAGCTCTGGGACGGGCACACCCAGAAGGAGAAGGGCAAGCTCTGCTTCCAGGTCAACCAGAGCTATGGCCTGCTGAAGGATTACTTCACGGGGAGCGAGCTTGCCGTCACCTGGGCCGGCGAGGAGTTCAGAAAGACCTTCAACGGCCCCCTCGACAGGTTAACCGTCTACGAAGGCCCAACGGCAGAGTTCCTGAGGGAGAAGAAAATAGAAGAGGTCGTCCTCCTCGACCCCTGGGCCGAGGAGGTTTTGAGCGAGAAGGACTTCGACGTCAGGGCCTTCATAATCGGGGGAATAGTGGACATGGGCGGGGAGAAAAAGCTGACCCCTAAGATAGGGGAGGAGCTGGAGAGCGCTGGAATAAGGGTTCGCCGGCGGAAGATTGTCCTCAGAGGCGACGTCATAGGCGTCCCGGACAGGATAAACAGGATCCTCGGAATACTCCTCAAGATGATGGTGGAAGGGAAGGGCATGGAGGAAGCTGTTTACGAGATGCAGGAACCACTCCACGCGCGCTGGCGCCTCAGGAAGGAGCTTCCAAAAAAGGCAATCCGTTACAGGGTGGACGGGAAGACCTACCGCGTCGTGGAGAAGGAGCTTTTCGACTACTACTCCAGCTGGCTCAAAATCCGCTGGGAGGACTTCGTGAAGGTTCTCCGCGAGCTTGACCTCATAGCCCTCGAGCGGAAGAGGGTACACCACCTCAACAAGATATCCAACGCGCGGATAATCAACGGCAAGCTCTACCGCGTCCTGCTCCTCAAAAAGGCCGCGATGCTGTGCTACAACTGCTGA
- a CDS encoding family 4A encapsulin nanocompartment shell protein, producing MRGELIRVLSEIEEKANELKLDGYNPDVVITGREAYEFVKTLVNEEFGGDEELLELSGLKVRVVDELGGDALIMDSQAAGYEARAIRRIKVVR from the coding sequence ATGCGTGGCGAACTTATCCGGGTTCTGAGCGAAATCGAAGAAAAGGCCAACGAGCTCAAACTGGACGGCTATAACCCGGACGTCGTCATAACGGGCAGAGAGGCCTACGAGTTCGTGAAAACCCTGGTAAACGAGGAGTTTGGCGGAGACGAAGAACTGTTAGAGCTATCCGGGTTGAAGGTCAGAGTAGTGGATGAGCTCGGAGGGGACGCGCTGATAATGGACAGCCAGGCGGCGGGCTATGAGGCCAGAGCAATCAGGAGGATAAAAGTCGTCAGATAA
- a CDS encoding triphosphoribosyl-dephospho-CoA synthase, with protein MGRWETVRAFLLGPLLEAAVPKPGNVSRFRDFSDLTFYHFLFADTAVAGVYYEAAKVGELIGRGLLRPGDAGIGELIRRAVESSRTFQDANPNFGVVTLSVPLIIALSMSGDVLEARKKIPLLMGESTVGDTVELYRAIRIANPKGIARGVKYDVYSDDSFRELFDDNVNLLRLAGISCERELIFCEWLSGYEVTYSTFFRLQELLPELPLEEAVRRAFLELLASRVDTLIERKAGREEAVLVMKKAGEVLEGKLSEKAFDEFMGARGDLRNPGSLADVMAVSLSLLAFKGLKLETRNGKVWGVI; from the coding sequence ATGGGCAGGTGGGAAACGGTAAGGGCGTTCCTCCTGGGCCCGCTGCTTGAAGCGGCCGTCCCAAAACCCGGCAACGTCAGCAGGTTCAGGGATTTCAGTGACCTGACCTTTTACCATTTCCTCTTCGCGGACACGGCGGTCGCCGGGGTTTATTACGAGGCGGCAAAGGTCGGTGAGCTCATCGGGAGGGGCCTGCTTAGGCCGGGCGATGCCGGGATCGGCGAACTCATCAGAAGGGCCGTTGAGTCTTCGAGGACTTTCCAGGACGCAAACCCCAACTTTGGCGTGGTAACGCTCTCAGTTCCCCTTATAATCGCCCTCTCCATGTCGGGGGACGTCCTGGAGGCCAGAAAGAAAATACCCCTGCTGATGGGTGAATCGACCGTCGGGGACACGGTGGAGCTTTACAGGGCCATAAGGATAGCGAACCCCAAGGGAATAGCAAGAGGGGTCAAGTACGACGTTTACAGCGACGATTCCTTTAGGGAGCTCTTCGATGACAACGTGAACCTCTTAAGGCTCGCCGGGATAAGCTGCGAACGGGAGCTGATATTCTGCGAGTGGCTCAGTGGATACGAGGTGACTTATTCCACGTTTTTCCGCCTTCAGGAGCTTTTGCCCGAGCTTCCCCTCGAAGAGGCCGTGAGGAGGGCTTTTCTTGAGCTCCTCGCGAGCAGGGTCGATACCCTCATAGAGCGGAAAGCCGGCAGGGAGGAGGCAGTACTCGTAATGAAAAAGGCCGGCGAGGTGCTTGAGGGCAAGCTGAGCGAGAAGGCCTTCGACGAATTCATGGGGGCGAGGGGAGATCTGAGGAACCCCGGCAGCTTGGCCGATGTGATGGCGGTGTCGCTGAGCCTGCTGGCTTTCAAGGGGCTGAAGCTTGAAACGAGGAATGGAAAGGTCTGGGGCGTTATCTGA
- a CDS encoding PspC domain-containing protein — translation MESKRLFRSKKNRMFLGVLGGLAEYLDIDPALVRLIFVVLLVFQPVAMALLYFLAALVIPEEGEGEKPVEERLNDVTKEVERVISGGEKNDLIKAVAIILILLGVLYLVAFAIPLFFIFRVPLFSKLVALLLLAIGVILLLRGG, via the coding sequence ATGGAGAGCAAGAGGCTCTTTCGCTCAAAGAAGAACCGCATGTTCCTGGGTGTCCTTGGTGGCTTGGCTGAGTACCTTGACATTGACCCGGCCCTGGTGAGACTCATCTTCGTCGTCCTCCTGGTCTTCCAGCCGGTTGCGATGGCCCTCCTCTACTTCCTCGCCGCCCTCGTGATCCCTGAGGAGGGCGAAGGGGAGAAGCCCGTCGAGGAGAGGCTCAACGACGTGACGAAGGAAGTGGAGAGGGTCATCTCCGGCGGTGAAAAGAACGACCTCATAAAGGCCGTTGCGATAATCCTCATACTCTTAGGCGTCCTTTACCTGGTGGCCTTCGCAATCCCGCTGTTCTTCATCTTCAGGGTCCCGCTGTTCAGCAAGCTCGTGGCGCTCCTGCTCCTGGCCATCGGGGTCATCCTGCTCCTCCGGGGTGGCTGA
- a CDS encoding YhfC family intramembrane metalloprotease — translation MYPFPFIIMGALLAWATVYAVGFRKQRWAEFLLGLAAFFIAMLVQNPVQQLPLLGAGIRSNEDVVARGMAFTLAVALWLGLAAGFVQEGVKYALVRERKLREAVFAGLGFGVTEAVVIAVATALPLRSRGLSPEAPLLNVLLSMGERYFVTLFHAGTAVLLAYYAQKGAGKRGLLYMAGLHTVLDTGAAYSQLALFMDPRPVRTLEVLAYSLEVIVAVAGTLVFAYGALKALGEPEAEEKPIW, via the coding sequence ATGTACCCGTTTCCATTTATTATTATGGGGGCCCTGCTCGCCTGGGCGACGGTCTATGCGGTGGGTTTCAGAAAGCAGAGGTGGGCTGAGTTCCTTCTGGGCCTCGCGGCGTTCTTTATAGCCATGCTCGTCCAGAACCCGGTTCAGCAGCTCCCCCTCTTAGGGGCCGGCATCAGGTCTAACGAGGACGTTGTAGCCAGGGGGATGGCTTTTACGCTTGCCGTGGCACTCTGGCTTGGCCTGGCCGCTGGCTTTGTCCAGGAGGGAGTTAAATATGCCCTCGTCAGGGAGAGAAAGCTCCGTGAGGCAGTCTTCGCTGGCCTCGGCTTCGGCGTGACTGAGGCGGTCGTTATAGCGGTCGCCACGGCCCTTCCACTGCGTTCCCGCGGGCTCTCACCCGAGGCCCCCCTGCTGAACGTCCTCCTCTCCATGGGCGAGCGCTACTTCGTGACCCTCTTCCACGCCGGAACAGCAGTTCTTTTGGCCTATTACGCCCAAAAAGGCGCTGGAAAGAGGGGGCTCCTTTACATGGCCGGCCTCCACACGGTACTTGACACGGGTGCGGCCTACTCCCAGCTGGCGCTCTTCATGGACCCCCGGCCGGTCCGCACGCTGGAAGTCCTGGCCTACTCCCTTGAAGTTATAGTGGCCGTCGCCGGAACCCTGGTGTTTGCCTACGGGGCCCTGAAGGCACTCGGCGAGCCGGAAGCGGAAGAAAAGCCCATATGGTGA
- a CDS encoding heavy metal-binding domain-containing protein, whose product METVEGVIVVTTEGIPGYRIVEVRGIARGGIVKATHIGRDIMALLRNIKGGEVKEYTEMLAEAREEALRRMALRAREMGANAVVGVRFATSNVGSSVAEVYAYGTAVVVEKE is encoded by the coding sequence GTGGAGACCGTTGAGGGCGTTATTGTCGTCACCACCGAGGGAATCCCCGGCTACAGGATAGTCGAGGTCAGGGGCATTGCCAGAGGGGGCATCGTTAAGGCGACCCACATTGGAAGGGACATAATGGCCCTCCTGAGGAACATCAAGGGCGGCGAGGTTAAGGAATACACAGAGATGTTAGCCGAAGCAAGGGAAGAGGCCTTGAGAAGAATGGCGCTCCGCGCCAGGGAAATGGGGGCCAACGCCGTCGTCGGCGTCCGCTTTGCCACTTCGAACGTCGGTTCGAGCGTCGCGGAGGTCTACGCCTACGGGACGGCCGTCGTCGTAGAGAAGGAGTGA